The Pyrus communis chromosome 5, drPyrComm1.1, whole genome shotgun sequence region GACCCGGTTGGTTCTCTTATGGATTACTCTGTGTGTGGTTGGTCACCACCTGTTATATGATTGCTAGTAATCTCTGCGTGTGtttggtttttagtttgaaAGTTCTCAGGATGCAGAAGATGCAATAAGAGGGCGTGATGGGTATAACTTTGATGGTTGCCGTTTAAGGGTACTAAAAGATCCCTAGGCTTACTAAAACAATATGTTTGTTCTTTCATGTCTTTGGTTGCTTCATTTATTGATGTCTCCTTTAATCTCAATATAGGTTGAACTTGCCCATGGTGGTAGGGGACCATCTTCAAGTGATCGTCGTAGTGGATATGACCGAGGCAGTGGTGGGGGTCGGTTTGGCGTTTCACGTCATTCTGAGTATCGAGGTGTGTTTTCTAGGATAGTACATTTCTAAATGAGTTAATCATGCTTTGCAATTGTCCAAGTAACGTTCagttatatttttcttaattgttGTTTATTGCTTGACCCATAATTTCACTTTGTCCAGTTATTGTTCGTAACCTCCCTTCTTCTGCCTCTTGGCAAGACTTGAAGGTGTGGAAACTCTTagtcacaattttgttttcaaataatgtcTGCAATATTGGTGTCCTAACTGGTTGTTGATTTCAGGATCATATGCGTAGAGCTGGTGATGTGTGTTTTGCTGAGGTTTCTCGTGACAGTGAAGGTATAGATTTAAGGATCAGAGAATAAAATGTCTACAGTCCTAAGAGCATATTACTTTATCAAAGATGGACATTACTTAAGCTCTGATTACCATGCAGCTGATCTTGGTCCTGAATTGATATGCTTTGAAATttgtatcttctcaccaaatgGTATTGTTGTTTGTATGCAGGGACTTATGGCTTAGTTGATTATACCAATTCTGATGACATGAAATATGCTGTGAGTTGTTGAAATACAGGACCTTTACCTGCCATTAAGCTGAACGCTAATTCACTTggtttttctctttccttttcagATCCGGAAGCTTGATGACACTGAATTTAAAAATCCTTGGGCAAGAACTCATATTCGGGTAACTTTTATGTTTATGGAAGTTTTCTTATATATCCTCTCTTTGGGATAGCTGTTTCTATACTTCCTAGACTATCGTAAATCCATGATTTTTGTGTCAAATATATTTCTTTGTAATCCTGGAATAAGTCTTTTGAGAGGTCTAGAGTAGTTTATGTGCCTAAGCATTACACTAATGATGCTGACAGCTGGACATAGTTGCACTGTAAGAACATTGTCATGTTGTTTGTGCATCAACTGAACAGGTTAAATATTACGATAGGAGCCCCTCAA contains the following coding sequences:
- the LOC137733753 gene encoding serine/arginine-rich splicing factor SR34A-like; translation: MSGRFSRTIYVGNLPSDIKEWEVEDLFYKYGRIVDIELKIPPRPPCYSFVEFESSQDAEDAIRGRDGYNFDGCRLRVELAHGGRGPSSSDRRSGYDRGSGGGRFGVSRHSEYRVIVRNLPSSASWQDLKDHMRRAGDVCFAEVSRDSEGTYGLVDYTNSDDMKYAIRKLDDTEFKNPWARTHIRVKYYDRSPSRSRSRSRSRSRSVRRNRSKSLERSVSKSVSRSVSRSRSPSPVKSSRPRSISRSRSRSESPRPARSGSA